The following proteins are encoded in a genomic region of Brachypodium distachyon strain Bd21 chromosome 1, Brachypodium_distachyon_v3.0, whole genome shotgun sequence:
- the LOC100842371 gene encoding pentatricopeptide repeat-containing protein At2g02980, chloroplastic, whose protein sequence is MLSPPLAATPTPFLLPAKSKSPLAAAPAAQQHPLLPYLPQCTTLRALAQLHAAAVKSGLQAHPAFVTRLLTLCTDQGAAKPAQLSYARQVFDRIPGPGDVVWYNTLLRGYARCSAAGGARPPAEEAARVFVRMLEEGVAPDTYTFVSLLKACAAARAGEEGRQAHGVAVKVGAAEHEYVLPTLINMYAECGDARAARTMFGRVDGECVVSYNAMITAAVRSSRPGEALVLFREMQAKGLKLTSVTLISVLSACALLGALELGRWIHEYVRKVQLDSLVKVNTALIDMYGKCGSLEDAISVFQGMESRDRQAWSVMIVAYANHSYGREAISLFEEMKKQGIKPDDVTFLGVLYACSHSGLVSEGLQYFDSMREFGLVPGIKHYGCVADLLARSGQLDRAYEFIDELPIKPTAILWRTLLSACGSRGDADLGKQVFERILELDDSHGGDYVIFSNLCANTGRWEEMNRVRKLMNEKGVVKVPGCSSIEVDNRVHEFFAGDGRHPKSLDARRMVDGVIEQLKLAGYVPNTSHVFHVEMGEEEKAVSLRYHSEKLAISFGLLNTSPGTTLRVVKNLRVCPDCHSMAKLVSMVFNRRIILRDLNRFHHFEDGVCSCGDYW, encoded by the coding sequence ATGTTGTCGCCGCCTCTGGCCGCCACGCCCACCCctttcctcctccccgccAAATCCAAGAGCCCGCTCGCGGCCGCGCCCGCGGCCCAGCAACACCCGCTCCTCCCTTACCTCCCGCAGTGCACGACCCTCCGTGCGCTCGCGCagctccacgccgccgccgtcaagtCCGGCCTCCAAGCTCACCCGGCCTTCGTCACCAGGCTCCTCACGCTCTGCACCGACCAGGGCGCCGCGAAGCCGGCCCAGCTATCGTACGCGCGCCAGGTGTTCGACAGAATCCCCGGCCCCGGGGACGTCGTCTGGTACAACACGCTGCTGCGCGGGTACGCCCGCTGCTCGGCCGCTGGCGGCGCGCGTCCGcccgcggaggaggcggcgcgggtgtTCGTGCGGATGCTGGAGGAGGGCGTCGCTCCGGACACCTACACCTTCGTGTCGCTGCTCAAGGCGTGCGCGGCCGCGCGGGCCGGGGAGGAAGGCCGGCAGGCGCACGGCGTGGCGGTCAAGGTCGGCGCCGCGGAGCACGAGTATGTGCTGCCCACGCTGATCAACATGTACGCGGAGTGCGGGGACGCGCGGGCCGCACGCACCATGTTCGGCAGGGTGGACGGGGAGTGCGTGGTCTCGTACAACGCGATGATCACCGCGGCCGTGAGGAGCAGCCGGCCTGGGGAGGCGCTGGTGCTGTTCCGGGAGATGCAGGCGAAGGGGCTCAAGCTGACGTCCGTGACGCTGATTAGCGTGCTCTCGGCGTGCGCGTTGCTGGGGGCACTGGAACTGGGGAGGTGGATCCATGAGTATGTCCGGAAGGTACAGCTTGATTCCCTTGTGAAGGTCAACACTGCGCTGATTGACATGTATGGAAAGTGTGGGAGCTTGGAGGATGCCATCAGTGTGTTCCAGGGGATGGAATCAAGAGATAGGCAAGCTTGGTCCGTTATGATCGTGGCATATGCCAACCATAGCTATGGCAGAGAGGCCATTTCGCTATTCGAAGAGATGAAGAAGCAAGGGATAAAGCCTGATGATGTGACATTCCTGGGCGTGCTCTATGCCTGTAGTCATTCTGGCTTAGTGAGTGAAGGTCTCCAATATTTTGACAGCATGCGAGAGTTTGGGCTCGTTCCGGGGATAAAGCACTACGGTTGTGTGGCTGATTTGCTAGCTCGATCAGGTCAGCTTGATAGGGCTTATGAGTTCATTGATGAACTGCCGATAAAGCCCACTGCCATCTTATGGAGGACATTGCTTTCTGCTTGTGGAAGCCGTGGAGATGCTGATCTTGGGAAACAAGTATTCGAGAGGATTCTTGAACTGGATGATTCTCATGGCGGTGACTATGTGATATTCTCAAATTTGTGCGCTAACACTGGGAGATGGGAAGAGATGAACAGGGTAAGGAAGCTGATGAATGAAAAGGGAGTGGTAAAGGTGCCAGGCTGTAGCTCAATTGAGGTAGATAACAGGGTTCATGAGTTCTTCGCAGGAGATGGCAGACACCCAAAATCACTAGATGCGCGGCGGATGGTTGATGGAGTGATTGAGCAGCTAAAACTTGCTGGTTATGTCCCTAATACGTCTCATGTCTTTCATGTTGAAatgggcgaggaggagaaagcAGTAAGCCTAAGATACCACAGTGAGAAGCTGGCAATTTCTTTTGGGCTTTTAAATACATCTCCCGGAACTACCCTCCGTGTTGTCAAGAATCTTCGTGTATGTCCAGACTGCCATTCAATGGCAAAGCTTGTCTCGATGGTCTTTAATAGGCGGATCATACTCAGAGATCTAAATCGATTCCACCACTTTGAGGATGGGGTCTGCTCTTGTGGAGACTACTGGTAG